The Desmonostoc muscorum LEGE 12446 genome includes a region encoding these proteins:
- a CDS encoding CheR family methyltransferase, which translates to MTLPKPSLEDIEIHLLLEGVYQYYGYDFRNYALSSIKRRILSFMQLEGLANISTLQERLLHNPNYLERFLLALTVNVTSMFRDPSFYNTFRSQVIPFLQTYPFIRIWHAGCSTGEEVYSMAILLEEEGLYHRCRIYATDTNEKVLQNAKSGIFSLKLMQEYTHLYLKAGGKKSFSEYYTAAYDNAIFRASLRENIVFAQHNLATDSSFNEFNVILCRNVLIYFNQILQKRVHELFYNSLCTFGILGLGRQESIRFTQYEQQYEEIVKGEKIYRKIGARGHGEALKHRDFNHK; encoded by the coding sequence ATGACTTTGCCTAAACCTAGCTTGGAGGACATCGAAATACATCTACTGTTGGAAGGGGTGTATCAGTACTACGGTTATGACTTCCGCAACTACGCCCTTTCCTCAATTAAGCGCCGTATTTTGAGCTTTATGCAATTAGAGGGGTTAGCTAATATTTCTACATTGCAAGAGCGGTTACTCCACAACCCTAACTATTTAGAAAGATTTTTGCTGGCTTTAACGGTGAATGTCACATCAATGTTTCGCGATCCCAGCTTTTATAACACCTTTAGAAGTCAAGTTATCCCGTTCTTGCAAACCTATCCATTTATTCGTATCTGGCACGCTGGATGTTCCACAGGTGAAGAAGTCTACTCAATGGCAATTCTACTGGAAGAAGAAGGGCTTTATCACCGTTGCCGCATATATGCAACTGATACTAACGAGAAAGTATTACAAAATGCTAAAAGTGGTATTTTTTCACTAAAATTAATGCAGGAATATACTCACCTTTACCTAAAAGCGGGCGGCAAAAAGTCTTTTTCCGAATATTATACAGCAGCTTATGACAATGCTATTTTTCGAGCATCCTTAAGAGAAAATATTGTTTTTGCTCAGCATAATTTAGCAACAGATAGTTCTTTTAATGAGTTTAATGTCATCCTTTGCCGTAATGTCCTGATATATTTCAATCAGATACTTCAAAAGCGGGTACATGAATTATTTTATAATAGCCTTTGTACCTTTGGCATCTTGGGTTTAGGAAGACAAGAATCCATCAGGTTTACTCAATATGAGCAGCAATATGAAGAGATCGTCAAAGGTGAAAAGATATATAGAAAAATCGGGGCACGGGGACATGGGGAGGCTCTCAAGCACAGAGATTTTAATCATAAGTGA
- a CDS encoding response regulator, translating to MLNRLKIGTKIGAGFALSLAILTSIGLISYQSTNELIETSRKENHTYEVLSQLEDLNLQLTNAETGQRGYIITGEQRYLEPYNAAMQSLNQKIKELQTLTADNPNQQNRLDMLQPLLNERMAVMKNVIELRQSQSFEVAQQAIMTDEGKRLMDQIQKLIQAMKNEENVLLKQRSERAQAAARQTLGTTAYSIPLFAAILVLIGIILTRHISLPLKRVSDVAQKVADGDLSVNLPESDRQDEIGVLKRTFNQMIVNLRNTTQKNDEQNWLKSNLAEFTQMLQGQRNLESVSRTILSNLAPLVGASVGIFYVMDSINDEPVLKLLGSYAYKQRKNLANEFRLGEGLVGQCALEKQRILLTGVPSDYISISSGLGEAPPLNIIVLPILFEGQVNAVIELASFAPFNELHLTFLEQLTEILGVFLNNIASQFQTQQLLAESVALTEELQSQQEELQQSNQLLEEQAHELQESQFLVKQSNEELQQLNEELEEKAELLEIQNQEVARKNREIELSRQSLQEKAEQLALSSKYKSEFLANMSHELRTPLNSLLILARLLSDNSLNNLTDKQVEYSRTIYSAGTDLLELINDILDLAKIESGTMSLDIEQLAFVDLRTSLDHTFRQLAENQKLSFAIELEDKLPPVLSTDSKRLQQVLKNLLANAFKFTEQGGVKLQISMVTETAPGEEPMVAFAVSDTGIGIPVEKQRIIFEAFQQADGTTSRRYGGTGLGLSISRELAQLLGGRIELISQPGQGSTFTFYLPLTRKGEMGRSTPLEIPQNRFEVKEKITQNVPTTLAPTVESRSTSRDISPAAKVVSTVNEIPDDRLTIQSGDRVLLIIEDDDKFARILLDMARQQGFKGIVALQSKQGIALAQQFEPNAIMLDIHMPEMDGWTVLDRLKHNPDTRHIPVHILSVDERQQRGLKLGAITYLQKPVSPEALNQVLTEIKSFIERQVKNLLIVEDDRVQAQSIIELIGNGDVQSTAVGTGKEALDILRSLHFDCMVLDLGLPDMSGFALIEQIKLEPKLMKLPIIVYTGKELSRQEETQLRGLAETIIIKNVRSPERLLDETALFLHRVQANLPPPKRQILEQLHQTDPVLANRKILIVDDDLRNIFAITSFLESYHMEVLFAENGRDGIEKLLNNPDINIVLMDIMMPEMDGYQTTRAIRQQPQFRSLPIIALTAKAMPGDREKCIEAGASDYITKPVDTEQLLSLLRVWLYR from the coding sequence ATGTTGAACCGTTTGAAGATTGGAACCAAAATTGGGGCAGGTTTTGCCTTAAGTCTAGCAATTCTGACCTCAATTGGTCTAATCTCTTACCAAAGCACCAATGAGTTAATTGAAACTTCGCGCAAAGAAAATCACACCTATGAGGTATTAAGTCAGCTTGAAGACCTCAACTTGCAATTGACAAATGCTGAGACTGGGCAACGTGGTTACATTATTACTGGAGAACAGCGTTATTTAGAGCCTTATAACGCTGCCATGCAATCGCTCAATCAAAAAATTAAGGAACTTCAGACGTTAACAGCAGATAACCCCAACCAACAAAATCGCCTTGATATGTTACAGCCACTCCTAAACGAGAGAATGGCTGTAATGAAAAATGTTATTGAACTACGGCAAAGCCAAAGCTTTGAAGTTGCCCAGCAAGCTATTATGACAGACGAGGGTAAGCGGCTGATGGATCAGATCCAGAAACTGATCCAGGCGATGAAAAATGAGGAAAATGTACTTCTCAAGCAGCGTTCTGAGCGGGCACAGGCAGCTGCAAGACAAACCCTCGGCACTACTGCTTATAGTATTCCTCTATTTGCTGCGATCTTGGTTTTGATTGGAATTATCCTCACCAGACACATTTCACTACCGCTGAAGCGAGTTTCTGATGTAGCTCAAAAGGTGGCGGATGGGGATTTATCAGTCAATTTACCAGAAAGCGATCGCCAGGACGAAATTGGCGTCCTAAAGCGAACCTTCAACCAGATGATCGTCAATCTGCGAAACACAACTCAAAAAAATGACGAGCAAAACTGGCTCAAGTCTAACTTGGCTGAATTTACCCAAATGCTCCAAGGGCAGCGAAATTTAGAAAGTGTCTCTCGCACGATCTTGTCGAATCTCGCTCCCCTGGTTGGGGCATCTGTGGGTATTTTTTATGTAATGGACTCAATCAACGATGAGCCAGTGCTGAAGTTGTTGGGTAGTTATGCTTACAAACAGCGCAAAAACTTAGCAAACGAGTTTCGTTTAGGCGAGGGATTGGTGGGACAATGCGCCCTAGAAAAACAAAGAATTCTCTTAACCGGGGTTCCCAGCGACTACATCAGCATCAGTTCCGGCTTGGGAGAAGCTCCACCGCTGAATATTATTGTATTGCCCATATTATTTGAAGGCCAGGTAAATGCCGTAATTGAACTTGCTTCTTTCGCACCTTTTAACGAATTACACCTGACATTTCTAGAGCAATTGACTGAAATTTTGGGTGTATTTTTAAATAACATCGCTTCACAATTCCAAACTCAGCAACTACTTGCCGAATCAGTTGCTTTAACAGAAGAACTGCAAAGCCAGCAAGAAGAACTACAACAAAGCAATCAACTCCTAGAAGAACAAGCCCACGAATTACAAGAATCCCAATTCCTTGTCAAGCAATCCAATGAAGAATTACAGCAACTCAACGAAGAACTAGAAGAAAAAGCAGAACTCTTAGAAATCCAAAATCAGGAAGTTGCCCGCAAAAACCGGGAAATTGAGCTGTCAAGGCAGTCATTACAAGAAAAAGCCGAGCAACTGGCGTTATCTTCCAAATATAAATCAGAATTTTTGGCGAACATGTCCCACGAGTTACGGACACCGCTAAATAGCTTGTTAATTTTAGCAAGGCTGCTGTCAGATAACTCTCTCAACAACTTAACCGACAAACAGGTAGAGTACAGCCGGACAATCTACTCTGCTGGGACTGATTTGCTGGAATTAATTAATGACATTTTAGATTTGGCAAAAATTGAGTCTGGTACTATGTCCCTAGACATTGAGCAACTTGCCTTTGTGGATTTGCGGACATCTCTAGACCACACTTTCCGTCAACTTGCGGAAAATCAAAAACTCAGTTTCGCCATTGAACTAGAAGACAAATTACCCCCAGTCCTTTCTACCGACTCCAAGCGCCTGCAACAAGTACTAAAAAATCTTTTAGCTAACGCCTTTAAGTTTACCGAACAGGGAGGCGTGAAGTTACAAATTAGTATGGTAACTGAAACAGCCCCAGGCGAGGAGCCGATGGTTGCTTTTGCAGTCAGCGATACAGGCATTGGTATTCCAGTCGAGAAGCAGAGAATTATTTTCGAGGCATTTCAGCAAGCAGACGGCACAACTAGCCGCAGGTATGGCGGAACTGGCTTGGGCTTGTCCATCAGCCGCGAACTAGCTCAACTTTTGGGAGGAAGGATTGAACTAATTAGCCAACCAGGTCAGGGAAGTACTTTCACCTTTTACTTACCGCTAACAAGAAAAGGAGAAATGGGGAGAAGTACACCGCTCGAGATACCACAAAATAGATTTGAAGTCAAAGAAAAAATAACTCAAAATGTCCCTACCACATTAGCGCCGACGGTTGAAAGCCGAAGTACCTCTAGAGACATTTCTCCAGCAGCGAAAGTGGTTTCCACCGTCAACGAAATCCCAGATGATCGGCTAACAATTCAATCAGGCGATCGCGTTTTGTTGATTATCGAGGATGACGACAAATTTGCCCGCATCTTACTAGACATGGCACGTCAGCAAGGCTTTAAAGGAATCGTTGCCTTACAAAGTAAACAAGGTATAGCACTAGCGCAACAATTCGAGCCAAACGCCATTATGCTAGATATCCACATGCCAGAGATGGATGGTTGGACAGTGCTGGATCGTCTCAAGCATAATCCAGACACCAGACACATCCCAGTACATATACTTTCTGTGGACGAAAGACAGCAACGGGGATTAAAACTAGGAGCAATTACCTATCTGCAAAAACCCGTTTCTCCAGAAGCCCTAAATCAAGTATTGACTGAGATTAAAAGCTTTATTGAGCGTCAGGTAAAAAATCTTTTAATAGTAGAAGACGATCGCGTACAAGCCCAAAGTATTATTGAACTCATTGGTAATGGCGATGTCCAGAGTACAGCAGTGGGTACAGGAAAAGAAGCACTCGATATATTGCGATCGCTGCACTTTGATTGTATGGTACTGGATTTAGGTCTGCCAGATATGAGCGGGTTTGCACTGATTGAGCAGATCAAGCTTGAACCCAAGCTGATGAAACTCCCAATTATTGTTTACACAGGCAAAGAACTCAGTCGTCAAGAAGAAACCCAACTGCGGGGACTAGCAGAGACAATTATTATTAAAAATGTGCGATCGCCAGAAAGGTTATTAGACGAAACTGCCCTATTCTTGCATCGCGTCCAGGCAAATCTGCCACCACCAAAGCGGCAAATTCTCGAACAGCTACACCAAACCGATCCAGTGCTGGCCAATCGGAAAATTTTGATTGTCGATGATGACCTCAGAAATATCTTTGCCATCACCAGCTTTTTAGAAAGCTATCACATGGAAGTACTGTTTGCCGAAAATGGCAGAGATGGCATTGAGAAGCTGCTAAATAATCCCGACATCAACATAGTTTTGATGGACATCATGATGCCAGAAATGGACGGTTACCAAACCACCCGCGCCATCCGTCAACAACCACAATTTCGCTCACTACCAATCATTGCTTTAACCGCCAAAGCCATGCCAGGCGATCGTGAAAAATGCATCGAAGCCGGAGCTTCGGACTATATCACCAAACCTGTAGATACCGAACAACTCCTTTCACTGCTGCGGGTTTGGCTGTATAGGTGA
- a CDS encoding GlsB/YeaQ/YmgE family stress response membrane protein, which yields MTNIIAWLVLGLIAGALAKLFYPGTQGGGILSTIVLGILGAVVGGYLGQVLLGSSSAAAASVGALSLGSILFAVLGAMLLIFLWGLLTRSAV from the coding sequence ATGACTAACATCATTGCTTGGCTAGTTTTGGGTTTAATTGCAGGTGCTTTGGCTAAGTTATTTTATCCAGGAACCCAAGGTGGTGGTATTCTTTCCACCATTGTATTAGGAATTCTCGGAGCCGTAGTTGGGGGTTATTTAGGTCAAGTCTTGTTAGGAAGTAGTTCAGCGGCTGCTGCATCTGTTGGAGCTTTATCACTGGGAAGCATTTTATTTGCTGTTCTGGGCGCAATGCTATTGATTTTCCTTTGGGGATTACTAACTCGTAGCGCTGTGTAA
- a CDS encoding calcium-binding protein produces the protein MTVEVGDRFFDGNGNDHLNGTPGNDYLSGGNGKDSLNGSNGHDTLVGGNGNDILCGGNGKDILFGGNGDDKLFGGALAFGVTHTTYISIIKYESYRD, from the coding sequence GTGACTGTGGAAGTTGGCGATCGCTTTTTTGATGGCAATGGCAATGACCATCTCAACGGCACTCCTGGCAATGACTACCTCAGTGGTGGCAATGGCAAAGACTCCCTCAATGGCAGCAATGGTCATGATACCCTCGTTGGTGGTAATGGTAACGACATCCTTTGTGGCGGTAATGGAAAAGACATCCTCTTCGGTGGCAATGGTGATGACAAACTGTTCGGTGGTGCGTTAGCCTTTGGCGTAACGCACACTACATATATTTCAATAATCAAATATGAGTCCTATAGGGATTAA
- the folE gene encoding GTP cyclohydrolase I FolE, whose amino-acid sequence MTLSICPDLTTADQRLSTLATEQQPTVTEAEMMQAVRTLLIGLGEDPDREGLKDTPKRVMKALQFLTKGYHESLDELLNGAVFTENANEMVLVRDIDIFSSCEHHILPIIGRAHVAYIPNGKVIGLSKIARICEMYARRLQVQERLTVQIADALQGLLKPQGVAVVIEATHMCMVMRGVQKPGSWTVTSAMRGVFAEDVRTRQEFMNLIRHNSNFH is encoded by the coding sequence ATGACTCTATCGATTTGTCCCGATCTCACTACTGCCGATCAGAGACTGTCAACTTTAGCTACCGAGCAACAGCCAACTGTCACAGAAGCGGAAATGATGCAGGCTGTGCGTACTTTGTTGATTGGATTAGGAGAAGATCCAGACCGCGAAGGACTAAAAGATACTCCAAAAAGAGTGATGAAAGCCTTGCAGTTTCTCACAAAAGGATATCATGAATCTTTGGATGAACTGCTAAATGGAGCAGTCTTTACAGAAAACGCCAATGAAATGGTCTTGGTTCGGGACATCGATATTTTCAGTTCCTGCGAACATCATATTCTGCCGATTATTGGTCGTGCCCATGTTGCTTACATTCCTAATGGTAAAGTCATAGGACTATCAAAAATTGCCCGTATTTGCGAAATGTATGCACGACGTTTACAAGTGCAAGAACGTCTGACGGTACAAATTGCTGATGCATTGCAAGGATTACTCAAACCCCAAGGAGTTGCAGTGGTGATAGAAGCAACCCACATGTGCATGGTAATGCGGGGTGTGCAAAAACCCGGTTCTTGGACTGTTACTAGTGCAATGCGCGGTGTTTTTGCAGAAGATGTGCGGACTCGCCAGGAATTTATGAATTTGATCCGCCACAATTCTAATTTTCATTAG
- a CDS encoding sensor histidine kinase produces MTLGFSLHKLENGSNYLRSSDIQSFCQLESEQLTSQEPIFFARIVYHDCLLKTHQEVINYHQEQSPFSQKTLAYLRSEAWLTDFPPVFTINRFELKDFSSICYICPIGYRNQKPEYIQIITDEPLSPSLELYIKRSAMLLGKYVDICLDYGRQKTEIQLLEDILHRIGHQLRNSLGLIGLYAHNLCLGLKDNPWQEQATIISESIQDLDTNLNELIDCGQSAKLRVTPQDLRSLVVESITNLQPLINDKKLKITIPDTSTILKIDRLQMKQVFDNILSNAVHFSPNSGTITCSWQIFQDEVLIKISDQGPGLSPEDLQKIFTPFYSRRQGGTGLGLTIAKKIILDHQGNIWGQVLSDKGAQFSVILPRPRSG; encoded by the coding sequence ATGACACTAGGCTTTTCTCTACACAAACTAGAAAATGGCTCTAATTATTTGAGATCCTCAGATATCCAAAGTTTTTGTCAACTTGAGTCTGAGCAATTAACTAGTCAAGAGCCAATTTTTTTCGCTCGGATTGTCTATCATGATTGCTTGCTGAAAACTCATCAGGAAGTTATCAATTATCATCAAGAACAATCTCCTTTTTCTCAAAAGACTTTAGCTTATTTGCGTTCAGAAGCATGGCTGACAGACTTTCCGCCTGTTTTTACTATAAATAGATTTGAATTAAAAGATTTTTCATCCATTTGTTACATTTGCCCGATAGGGTATAGGAATCAAAAGCCTGAATACATCCAAATCATTACTGATGAACCTCTCTCACCGAGTTTAGAATTATACATCAAACGCTCCGCCATGCTCTTAGGTAAGTATGTAGATATTTGCTTAGACTATGGAAGACAAAAAACTGAAATTCAACTCCTGGAAGATATTTTGCATCGAATAGGTCATCAATTGCGTAATTCTTTAGGACTAATTGGATTGTACGCACATAATTTATGTTTGGGATTAAAAGATAATCCTTGGCAAGAACAAGCAACAATTATCAGCGAAAGTATCCAAGATTTAGATACTAATTTAAACGAGCTTATTGATTGCGGTCAAAGTGCAAAATTAAGGGTTACTCCCCAAGATTTAAGAAGTTTAGTTGTTGAAAGTATCACAAATTTACAACCTTTAATTAATGACAAAAAACTTAAAATAACCATTCCCGATACATCTACAATTCTGAAAATAGACCGACTACAAATGAAGCAAGTATTTGACAATATACTGAGTAATGCTGTTCATTTTAGTCCGAATTCCGGAACTATCACTTGTAGCTGGCAGATTTTTCAAGATGAAGTTTTAATTAAAATTTCTGACCAAGGGCCAGGACTATCTCCAGAAGATTTACAAAAAATATTTACGCCGTTTTATTCCCGTCGCCAAGGAGGTACAGGTCTGGGTTTAACCATTGCTAAAAAAATTATTTTGGATCATCAAGGAAATATTTGGGGACAAGTTTTATCCGACAAGGGGGCACAATTTTCGGTGATTTTGCCAAGACCAAGAAGTGGATAA
- a CDS encoding response regulator: MINNQKLSVLLVDDEERFRQGLRTLLNFYNINSALPVEVVGDADCLEQVLKFTAQKNPDLILLDMQLTGCDGITVLARLKETAFSGKVLVLSAHQEDDWIFRAMQGGAAGYVFKNRLATQLCEAINTVTRSEIYLPSEVASRFFRFFQAYSDSCVRACHQVHLTQREQEVLYWLTQGASNEEIAKHLYVTVATVKAHLTSIFEKLKVTSRTQAIVAALKLGLVKA; encoded by the coding sequence ATGATTAACAATCAAAAGCTTTCAGTTTTACTGGTAGATGATGAAGAACGCTTTCGCCAAGGGTTACGTACCCTGCTCAATTTTTATAATATTAATTCTGCATTACCTGTAGAAGTTGTGGGTGATGCAGATTGTCTAGAGCAAGTTTTAAAATTCACGGCTCAGAAGAATCCAGATTTAATTTTGTTGGATATGCAATTAACAGGATGTGATGGGATTACAGTTCTGGCACGTCTGAAGGAAACTGCTTTTTCTGGTAAGGTTTTAGTATTATCTGCTCATCAAGAAGATGACTGGATTTTTCGGGCAATGCAGGGTGGAGCCGCAGGTTATGTGTTTAAAAATCGTTTGGCGACTCAATTGTGTGAAGCTATTAATACTGTGACTAGATCTGAAATTTATTTACCTTCAGAAGTTGCGAGTCGATTTTTCCGCTTTTTTCAAGCTTATTCAGATTCTTGTGTGAGAGCATGTCATCAAGTGCATTTAACACAAAGAGAACAAGAAGTTTTATACTGGTTAACTCAAGGTGCTTCTAATGAAGAAATCGCTAAGCATTTATATGTGACAGTTGCTACTGTTAAGGCGCATCTCACCAGTATTTTTGAAAAATTGAAGGTTACTAGTCGTACTCAAGCTATTGTGGCCGCACTCAAGTTAGGATTAGTTAAAGCTTGA
- a CDS encoding substrate-binding domain-containing protein: protein MPSFESFYQEYPCSYNSPLNCDRPFQTAQQIKGAKFCLECGFPATLPQEAEIKGSQGTYQIGSFSGVRGLGRLYSGIQLKDKQPVIIKEYLLPNRCFNENETLKRKESFKRVGGVTLADSRIQNFRLVETKEAIADDKGERCYLIAKGIDSSQTLGQYIIEKGAMTAPQVREVLNQALQTLQFLHTQKLRFPSNQIQLGLTHGNINVDSTLIKVESHQKFSIYFCDLAIWENLFIPPVIAQPTPARPEQDLQSLGMVAFYLWVGRTTNLSSNQPLDPRDNQQWPDTDDHLKQFIYRLMGLETPFESAEAARQALLQLPKEDSAKSSVGSSGSQIIEKRLPMPLILLLGILALLLLSGGIWYFLLRNSTDTRNKFIEWSRLVRNFSEVPNVPSGQFTYTGEKDSSWSYILTQPIDNSRLADLLAKPKADATATYNYESVLSADVNNPIRSIEEVQTGKKDFAITSLGNSITSQLTKQRVAYDGLIVFVAFNKRDSNLANALGGQISLEQLRQIYTGKITNWQKINSKLPNSLEIKPFAPTEPEAIAKFQELVLKNDPQDKALFAAKVTKLDTTKTQNQIRSEILEGRATGIISFGIISKTWKQCTGYPLAIANGNKPASQPLFQRRDRRSINPSDDLCQHDDYYVDVTTFQSYPLGYPVFVVYPQDSNRLTGGSTFAQMLITRQGQCLLSKVGLVALQPMPDDINSYACKSVP from the coding sequence ATGCCTTCATTTGAATCTTTTTATCAAGAATACCCCTGTTCGTACAATTCTCCCTTAAATTGCGATCGCCCTTTCCAAACGGCACAGCAAATCAAGGGCGCTAAGTTTTGCTTGGAATGTGGTTTCCCAGCAACTTTACCGCAGGAGGCTGAGATTAAAGGAAGTCAGGGTACTTATCAAATAGGTAGTTTTTCCGGTGTGCGGGGTTTAGGCCGTTTATACTCAGGTATTCAACTTAAGGATAAACAGCCTGTAATCATCAAAGAATATCTCCTACCCAATCGCTGTTTTAATGAAAACGAAACTCTCAAACGCAAAGAAAGTTTTAAAAGAGTAGGTGGGGTAACTTTAGCCGATAGTCGAATTCAAAACTTTCGACTTGTGGAGACTAAAGAAGCGATCGCTGATGATAAAGGAGAACGCTGTTATCTCATCGCTAAAGGAATAGACTCATCCCAAACTTTAGGTCAATATATCATTGAAAAGGGAGCAATGACAGCTCCTCAAGTGCGGGAAGTCCTCAATCAAGCACTACAAACTTTGCAATTTCTCCACACCCAAAAGCTGCGTTTTCCTTCCAATCAAATACAACTCGGTTTAACCCACGGCAACATCAATGTAGATAGTACTTTAATTAAAGTAGAAAGTCATCAAAAATTTTCTATATATTTTTGTGATTTAGCTATCTGGGAAAACTTATTTATTCCACCCGTTATTGCTCAACCAACCCCCGCTAGACCTGAACAAGATTTACAATCTTTAGGAATGGTAGCTTTTTATTTATGGGTAGGAAGAACAACTAATTTATCTTCTAATCAGCCTTTAGATCCTAGAGATAATCAACAATGGCCAGATACAGATGACCATTTAAAACAATTTATTTATCGTTTAATGGGGTTGGAAACTCCTTTTGAAAGTGCAGAAGCAGCTCGTCAAGCACTATTACAACTTCCCAAAGAAGATAGTGCCAAGAGTTCAGTGGGTTCCTCTGGTTCTCAAATAATTGAAAAACGTTTGCCAATGCCTTTAATCCTACTACTAGGAATCTTGGCCTTATTACTATTAAGTGGGGGAATTTGGTATTTTCTGTTGCGGAATTCAACAGATACACGTAATAAATTTATCGAATGGTCTAGACTGGTACGGAATTTCTCAGAAGTTCCCAACGTTCCTTCAGGACAATTTACTTATACAGGAGAAAAAGATAGTTCATGGAGTTATATTTTAACGCAACCAATAGACAACAGTCGTCTAGCAGATTTATTAGCTAAACCCAAGGCAGATGCAACGGCAACATATAACTATGAATCCGTTTTGTCAGCGGATGTAAATAATCCGATTAGAAGTATAGAAGAAGTACAAACAGGAAAAAAAGACTTTGCAATTACTAGTTTGGGAAATAGCATCACAAGTCAACTAACAAAACAACGAGTTGCCTATGATGGGTTAATTGTTTTTGTTGCATTTAATAAAAGAGATTCAAATCTGGCTAATGCTCTGGGAGGGCAAATCAGTCTTGAGCAATTGCGTCAAATTTATACAGGGAAAATTACTAATTGGCAGAAAATTAATTCCAAACTGCCAAATTCTCTGGAAATCAAGCCTTTTGCTCCCACCGAACCGGAAGCGATCGCCAAATTTCAAGAACTAGTTTTGAAAAATGACCCCCAAGACAAAGCTTTATTTGCAGCGAAAGTTACTAAACTGGATACCACAAAAACCCAGAACCAGATACGCAGCGAGATTCTAGAGGGGCGAGCCACTGGGATTATCAGTTTTGGGATTATCAGTAAAACTTGGAAACAGTGTACTGGTTATCCCCTAGCGATCGCCAATGGTAACAAGCCAGCTAGCCAACCTTTGTTTCAAAGACGCGATCGCCGCTCAATTAATCCTTCAGATGACTTGTGTCAGCATGATGATTATTATGTTGATGTTACTACTTTCCAAAGCTACCCCTTGGGATATCCTGTTTTTGTAGTGTACCCTCAAGACAGCAACCGCCTGACTGGTGGTTCTACATTTGCCCAGATGCTAATTACTCGTCAGGGTCAGTGTTTACTTAGTAAAGTAGGTCTTGTAGCTTTACAACCTATGCCTGATGATATAAATTCCTATGCCTGCAAATCGGTGCCCTAA
- a CDS encoding FHA domain-containing protein, giving the protein MPANRCPNPSCEYFNRALPNNTKVCPWCATPIGNVVAPTSQPPIQPQPSQQPPIQPQPSQQPPIQQPPNQYQRPVTEQPNYQVPQQAPVDYSTVYQPRVPYPPTPPVYTPPPQRAPVLKLIHSTGREYNLLGEGGYIGRRSQSPGIAPPEIDLTGIPNEGIVSRRHARVDWDWSQNAYMIVDMSTNGIYLNNNPLTPGMQYRLLNGDALRFGQDNLVNFTVYVM; this is encoded by the coding sequence ATGCCTGCAAATCGGTGCCCTAATCCTAGTTGCGAATATTTTAACCGCGCCCTGCCTAACAATACTAAGGTTTGTCCCTGGTGTGCGACTCCCATAGGTAATGTAGTTGCTCCTACATCACAACCACCTATTCAGCCACAGCCCAGTCAACAACCGCCTATTCAGCCACAGCCCAGTCAACAACCGCCTATTCAACAACCGCCTAATCAGTATCAGCGCCCGGTAACAGAGCAACCCAACTACCAAGTTCCTCAACAAGCCCCGGTAGATTATTCAACAGTCTATCAGCCACGGGTTCCTTATCCACCAACACCTCCTGTTTATACCCCCCCGCCTCAAAGAGCGCCAGTCTTAAAGCTGATTCATAGCACTGGTAGAGAATATAACCTCCTTGGGGAAGGAGGTTATATTGGGCGTCGCAGTCAAAGTCCAGGAATAGCGCCGCCAGAAATTGACTTGACCGGTATTCCCAATGAGGGAATAGTCTCTCGTCGTCATGCGCGAGTTGATTGGGACTGGTCGCAAAATGCATATATGATTGTTGACATGAGTACAAATGGTATTTATTTAAACAACAATCCTCTAACTCCCGGGATGCAATATCGACTGCTGAATGGTGATGCGTTGAGATTTGGCCAGGATAATCTAGTTAATTTTACTGTATATGTAATGTAA